In Flavobacterium sp. GSB-24, the genomic window ATTCTCCTGAGCGGGTTTCAAACTCTGGATCAAATATCGGGTTATAATGATTTCTAACGTATTCAATTATTGGAATTCTTAATATTTCTAAATCTGTACCATCATAAACATTTACCGTGCCAATGATTTCATTATGCTCTTCTGCTACGTAACAATTTTGATAAGAATACTGATTGTTTTCCCTTTCAATAAAGTGCAGCAGAAAATCTTTCGCGGAAGCGTAATCTTCTTTTGCAATAAACTTATAAATGATATCCTCCATTGCTAATAATAAAATTGGAGCAATATTTTCTGCATCTGATTTTTCGGCTTTTCTGATATTCATTTTGAAAGAATTTTAATAAGCAAATTTAAGGCTTTATTTAAAGACATAGAAGCATAGTCTTCTTTTCTGTTCCCAAATTTGAGTGAAACAAAATCCTTATTGCAGAAATTTTACCGATATTGTATCAAAATATACCAATTATACATTTTTAACTAGACCTATCTTTGTATTATACTTTAATTAAAAAAAATTAAGTCATGAAAGCAATTGGATTCAAGTCATCGCTACCCATAGAAAATCAAGAAAGTTTTATCGAATTTGAAGCGTCAAAGCCAATACCTGGTGATCGCGATTTATTAATAAAAATCGATGCAGTTTCGGTAAATCCAGTAGATTTTAAAATTCGTCAGAGCAGTGCAAAAGATACAGTTCTAGAAACACCCAAAATTATTGGCTGGGATGCTGTTGGTATTGTACAGGCAGTTGGAGAAAAAGTTACACTATTTGAAATCGGAGATCTAGTATATTACGCAGGAGATATTACCAAACAAGGCAGTAATGCGGAATATCAAATAATCGACGAAAGAATTGTTGGCAAAAAGCCACAATCACTAAGTATCGAGGAAGCGGCTGTAATTCCGCTGACAGCTTTAACAGCTTGGGAAATTTTATTTGACAGAATTAGAATCAGCGAAGAAAAAGACAAAGGGAAATCAATTTTAATCATTGGAGGAGCAGGAGGAGTAGGTTCGATTGCAATTCAACTGGCCAAGAAAATTGCAGGTTTAACCGTTATTGCAACAGCGTCTCGTCCAGAAACAATTGACTGGTGCAAACAGCAGGGCGCCGATTTTGTAGTAGATCACAAAGACTTGGTTTCTTCTGTCCGTGAAGCTGGTTTTGAAAATGTAGATTTTATTTTAGACTTTGTAGACACCAACGCCTATTGGGATACAATGGTAGAATTGATCAAACCACAAGGACATATCGCTTCGATTACTGGAAGCAGTGATCCTGTTGTGTTAAACAAATTGAAAAGTAAAAGTGCCTCTTTTTCTTGGGAACTAATGTATACACGCTCGATGTACCAAACAGAAGACATGATCGAACAGCATCATATTTTAAATAAAGTTGCTGATTTATTAGATGAAGGCGTGCTAAAAACAACTTTAAATTTAACCCTAAACGGACTAACTGCTGACAATTTTAAAAAAGCACATCAGCTTTTAGAATCGGGTAAAACGATTGGAAAAATTGCAATTAAATTTTAAAAAATAAGCACTAAGATAGCTGGAGATAGTTATGTAGAATGTTTTAAATAATAAATTTGAAACCTAACAAAATTTTGTATTTTAGTTGTCTTGCAAGTCAAAAATGCAGGTAAATTTTAAACCAAAACTAAATTGTTATGATTTCAAAAAACACAGACTTAGGATTATTAGTATTACGTATCAGCATCGGTGGATTAATGCTTTTTCACGGAGTTTCAAAAATCCTTCATGGAATTTCTTTCCTTGTAGAAAACATGGGAACATTTGCATATGCTGTTTACATTGGTGAAGTTTTAGCTCCGATTGCTATCTTAGTAGGATTTAGAACTAGAATTGCAGCGGTTATTTTTGCCATAAATTGTATCACAGCCATTGCAGTTGCACATGCACAAGATATTTTCTCTATAAGTGATCATGGAGGTTATGCTAATGAACTTTTAATGCTTTATCTTTTAGGAGCAATCGCATTATTTTTTACTGGGGCTGGCAAATACGCCGTTTCGAAAACCAATAATTGGGACTAAACTCAAACAAATATATAAAAAGCTCTAAATTAAAGTTTAGGGCTTTTTTTGTGAATTAAAAATTAAAAATTATGAATTAAAAAATTAAAGATCACTATCAACCACAAACCACAAACTACGAACCCCAAACTACGAACCCCAAACTACGAACCCCAAACTACGAACCCCAAACTACGAACCACCAACCATCAACCACCAACCATCAACCATCAACCATCAACCATCAACCATCAACCATCAACCATTATCTCTTATCGTATGAAAGAATGTTTTCACGGAGAAAAGTACTATTTCTACCGATCAGACTTTTAGTTGATATACTCTCGATATACTTTTGATTAAAATTAAAACCTTAAAAATCAAAATTATGTCACCATTATCACCGCTTCTCTGGATATTATTAATTTCTCCTTTTGTTGTTATTGCACATTTCAAAACAGAAAAAACAAATTATAAATACTTAGCGTTTTTTGTTCTTTATTTTCTTAGCGATATGCTATTGCAGCATTACGGAAAAGAGCTGTTGCCATTAGATTTCCTTGGATTAAAGTTCAATTGGTCAGGAAAAATTTTGAGTTTAGTTTTATCTTTAATTATACTGTTTTCAGTTTCAAAAGAAGAAAGAATCAAAATCGGATTTACTGCTCAAACCAATCCAAAAACCACTTTAAAATTTGGTTTACTGATGTTTATTGGCTTTACATTATTTGACATAGTTTTTAAACTGATATTGTTTCCAAAAGGAGGAACATTCGATTTAGAAACTTTTATTTTTCAAGCGACAATGCCTGGATTAACAGAAGAAATTGCTCTTAGAGGAATATCGCCATGGCTTTTAAATAAGGCTTTTGCTCCAAAATGGAATTACCGTGGTGTCGAATTGGGCTGGTCATTTATAATTATTACCATTTTATTTGGCGTTTCGCACGGCGCGGTTTTAGATCAGGATTTTCATTTAAAGTTTGACATCATTACAATTGTGTATCTTACTTTAATCTCTTCTTTTAGTTTAGCAGTTCTTAGGATTTTTTCAGGGAATTTAATCTTTTCAATCCTTGGCCACAACATAATTAATTTAATCAATGCAGTTATTAGAATTTTATAAAAAGTTATATTTGAAACTGCTTTACAATTATGCCAAATACAACAACAACTTCAGGATATTTTTTAGACAAACTTGTGTCTTTAAACCTTGATCAGTTTTTTACTAAAAGAAATCGGGTTTTAATGCACATTTGCATGTGGCTGGGGTTTTCTATTTTACTTTTTTT contains:
- a CDS encoding GNAT family N-acetyltransferase, translating into MNIRKAEKSDAENIAPILLLAMEDIIYKFIAKEDYASAKDFLLHFIERENNQYSYQNCYVAEEHNEIIGTVNVYDGTDLEILRIPIIEYVRNHYNPIFDPEFETRSGEFYIDSLGIKPNHQGKGIGSKILQFLIKEYVYSKQQTLGLLVEEDNPLAKNLYLKLGFKIVGEKTLVGKRLEHLQIS
- a CDS encoding zinc-binding alcohol dehydrogenase family protein encodes the protein MKAIGFKSSLPIENQESFIEFEASKPIPGDRDLLIKIDAVSVNPVDFKIRQSSAKDTVLETPKIIGWDAVGIVQAVGEKVTLFEIGDLVYYAGDITKQGSNAEYQIIDERIVGKKPQSLSIEEAAVIPLTALTAWEILFDRIRISEEKDKGKSILIIGGAGGVGSIAIQLAKKIAGLTVIATASRPETIDWCKQQGADFVVDHKDLVSSVREAGFENVDFILDFVDTNAYWDTMVELIKPQGHIASITGSSDPVVLNKLKSKSASFSWELMYTRSMYQTEDMIEQHHILNKVADLLDEGVLKTTLNLTLNGLTADNFKKAHQLLESGKTIGKIAIKF
- a CDS encoding DoxX family protein, producing the protein MISKNTDLGLLVLRISIGGLMLFHGVSKILHGISFLVENMGTFAYAVYIGEVLAPIAILVGFRTRIAAVIFAINCITAIAVAHAQDIFSISDHGGYANELLMLYLLGAIALFFTGAGKYAVSKTNNWD
- a CDS encoding CPBP family glutamic-type intramembrane protease, which translates into the protein MSPLSPLLWILLISPFVVIAHFKTEKTNYKYLAFFVLYFLSDMLLQHYGKELLPLDFLGLKFNWSGKILSLVLSLIILFSVSKEERIKIGFTAQTNPKTTLKFGLLMFIGFTLFDIVFKLILFPKGGTFDLETFIFQATMPGLTEEIALRGISPWLLNKAFAPKWNYRGVELGWSFIIITILFGVSHGAVLDQDFHLKFDIITIVYLTLISSFSLAVLRIFSGNLIFSILGHNIINLINAVIRIL